CTTTGCAGTCTGTTTCTGTTTCAGATTAAATTATGTCAGGCATttaacaaaacagcaaatttcaaaacctttaaatgtggatttcaagagttcacacttagctgatgattggtaataagctagtttggcatgctgtcccgggagagagtcccaagctcatgagagcctcaagcctggggctccctcccgttgcagggcgagaggggagtttgagctcaggtagatctcaagaaccccccccccccctcctgctgtgtgagggttgctaaggtgatgcgttgctgacagaattgaatcgaatttggtgctaatttggtttagtcaatttacttaggtgtcatgtttttgggagtgtgggaggaaactggaggacccggggaaaacccacgcaagcacggggagaacatgaactccacacaaaaatgctaacCACTTGGGTAGATGCCCAAACCGgaggcattttttgctgtgaggctgcagtgctagccactgggccgccgtgctgccctgtagacaaaggaggaggcgaaggggtggaaggggggattcttctagacgaagatgactaaaggtaaggtgtttggttatttatactcgGTTAGGAGttgtctgattggtggttcgtacgttagcttgactcggggccagccgtgttaATCattagcacgtgatcctctcgaaattagtttatgaataaacttcacatgtgGAGATACAGAAACCTGTCTGTCAttttttttgtgaagtttattcataaactaatttcaagagggtcacgtgattatgattgaacacagctggttctGCAATAGCATGTACGATCCGCCAATCAGGCCATCCCTAACCCACTAtgaagagccagggtttttcactaaagtcatcttcgatttgaagaatccccccttccacccctacctcttcacctttccctccatagggcggcacggtggcccagtggttagcactgttgcctaacagcaagaacgtcaccggttctagtcctttaacaggccagCGGTCATTTCTGTGCGTAGTTCGTATGTTTTTcccgtgctcgtgtgggtttttaccgggtcctccggtttcctcccacaattTAAAAACATGCCCAAGTGAATTGATCTAAATTTAACACTACAGTCATtctctcatcctgcagcatatctcttcatagcattcattttagtcatcagctcttatcaagggggcaGTTGTcaaaatctacctgagctcaaggctcccctctcgccctgcaaacaggagggagcatagggctcaaggaccttttgaactcagggttctctcccgggacagcatgccaaacttgcttataatcaatcatcagctaagtgtgaactcttgaaatggacAAGCAAACTTTTCGGGGGacataaattattcattcattcattttccatcatcttagtcccttatttatcaagaatTGCCACacgaaccaccaactgttccagcatgttttatgcagcgggtgGCCTTCcatggctgcaacccagtactgggaaacacccatacaactCTCACATTCATGAACACCAGCCACTTTAGTTCATCCAatccacctgtactgcatgtctttggactgtgggggaaatcaacGCCaaaacagagagaacatgcaaactccacacagaaatgccaaactgGCAAAGTCGGGACTTgcaccagcggccttcttgctgtgaggccacagtgctaacctctCTACTCtttactagccgggcttccagctaactctatcaagcctcttcagctgctccagaacgcagcagcatgagtggtctttaatgaacctaaaagagcacatgtcactccgctgctcatccgttcgcactggctgccagttgctgctcgcatcaaattcaaagctctgatgtttgcctacaaagcgacttctggctttgctccttcttatctgctctcacttctgcagatctatgtgccctcagaaacttgcgttctgtgaatgaacgtcacctcgtggttccatcccaaagagggaagaaatcactttcgcgaaagctcgcgttcaatctgcccagttggtggaataaactccctaactgcatcagaacggcagaatcactcgctgttttcaagaaacgactaaaaactcaactccacttcacttcctaatctgcaattgcctttctggatataccactaactgtactcaaaaaaaataacaaaaattttactaaaaaattactaaaaattattactaaattactaaaaaattactaatactttccttcttagactttacagacctgaaacttgcctatagcacttattcattgttgctcttatagttgtgtaaattgcttcgttgtcctcatttgtaagtcgctttggataaaagcgtctgctaaatgactaaatgtaaatgtaaccaGGGACTTGAATCAGAttgtgctattttaaagatgCAATACTCTAGCAATCACATATTTGGGACACCATTAAAAGAGGTAAGGAGAAAAACAAATCTGGGCAAAACTTGTTTTATTAATAGTACATTTAAAATGAAGCTCGAAGATTTTGATTTTTAGATTATGCTGTCTGAATTTCTGCTGTACATAATCAAAGGTAAGAGTTACAGCTGTGTAGTGACCGACTCATtggcattttttacattttcctcTTACAAATAAGGATAAGAGAAGCATTTTAAAGTAGCAATAGGTGCAGTAACAAGTCTAAAGCTTTTtatggaaaaacaaacaaaacaaacaggatAGATTAAGAACAAGCAGAGAGAGTCATTCCACCAGAAAGCAACATTAATGTTGAGAGTCCAGATTTGACGTTGAAACATCAATAAAAACCTGCGCTCTCATCCTTAAGCTTTCGATAAAGGCTCTTCGAATGTACCGAGCCGGGACTCCCGGAGGTACGATGATCTGGGAAACGGTGGTGCTTTCACCAGCCCTCCGTGGCACGTTTCGCTGGACCTGCAGATTGTAGTATCTCAGATTGTTACGGTTTATTAGCCCTTGCATATCAATGCGGACATCAGCAGAGCGTAACAGATTAGAACGTGCCTGGTCCACTAAATACCCATTGTCCCACTGACTGACTAAGTTTTCCACCTCATGTTTAAATTTGCTTCCATCAGCAATGTCATCAGGATCTGGGTTAGCAGTAAAGATGGTTATCTTCTTGTTTCCTTTATCTGCCTTTGTGCATATCACAATTTTCTGGGGGTTGTTGTCATCGGCTCCCCTCCTGAGATGTGTAGAGGGGAAGTAGGAGCACTCTGCAGATTCAATGGGGCCACAGTAATCATAACCTGATCCTGAGGTCCAGCACCAGTTGTAACTATAGCCATGTAAACCACAGAAGTGATCCGAGCGACATGGTGTGCCTTTATAAGTTACATCCACTTCTGGAGAGCAGTAGTCCCAGCCTTTGTCTGTGTGGCACCAGTAGTAATCTCCTCTCTCATAATAATGGCATACGTCAATGCAAACAGAATTTTCATAAGTCCAGTAGTAGAACATCTTTGGCTTCACGAGGCCACAGTAACCCCAGGTTTCCTCCACTGCACACCAGTAGTACTTGCTATTGCGTTTTGCGCATGGCCTGTCTTCTTTACACTGCTTGTTCATGTAATCCGTGTTTTCATTAGGTGAACAGTAATCCCATCCCTGTTCAGTATGGCACCAATAGTAGGATTCACCTCTTTGTTCGCAGTTGTCATAACACTGTGCATCTGTGTAAGATCCATAATGGTTGTTGTCGTCCATTACCAGCCCACAGTATCCCCAATGTAAGAAACCAGTTTTGGAGGAATAGTTTTTACCACGCTTCCAGCACTTACTGGTTTCACTGCACTGCCTGCCCCAGTAGTCTACGTTTTCTTTAGGTGAACAGTACATTGTCTGGCACTGTCCATCTTTATCAATAGTCTTGCACTTGTATGCACCCCAGTAGGCCTTACAGTCTTCAATACAACGGGTTCCTTGATGAGTCCAGAATGTTTTCCCGGCACTCGATGAACAGGCCATGAATATGAGCAAAACAAGAGAGATGTAAGGATGATCCATTTTCTGTGAAAGGAAAGAGGAGAGTGAAGTAAATAAAGGCAACATGCTGTAATAAAACCATggtaaaatgtttacaaattatCAACCGTACCCATTAGGCTAAGAATGATATTTCGTATGTGTTtgttaatcatttttaaatgaaagattGTAAGAAATATGAATTTGATAACATTGATTTTGATAAGTGAAGTTTAgttataaactaatttctagaAGATCACATGCTTGTGATTTACCATGGCTGGTCTCGCATTAGCTAATTATGATGTCCCAATCATAGACTgtaaatatatggacgtagtatccgtgacgtcacccataggtttctaaagagcgcaaaagaagccacaagtaggcgcggccaaccgtcgccattttgttcgcgcgtcatcacacccacggcgggataccaaacatgggcaaagaggcggagagtgggcggagctacagacacctgctgcattttgcttggacctggttcagacacactttactttgggagaacgcttaatactttatcacctgtgactcgtttgtattctgaccacttgtgcttggttgtacactatatcaataaagtgtttagacttttaaaaacactgctgtaatacattgagccactaaacattgttcttaagacgtttttcaacaggaggaaaacgcaaataacatccaaacacttcagatatagtctgtgttagtaaatgcaggactattgatgaaatccagcataacactgtatgacaacgctttagatgactgttctagggcctacagctaatcaatccgtcagattctggagtggattacagctctaaatataaatataaacgataaatgatcttaaataaaacaaatgcatgtatagagatggtatataagtatataactttactcacataggaaacggaggccacgtgaacggtttgtgagcacaattaagtgcactcagcatgccatgccatctaataattgtaggaaacaagtccaaaaggcggttgactgtgtaaagccacataaaacaacacagaaatacgataaatatgccgagttcagtggctaatctgccggattcagctgaggtgacgtgacggcgaccaacgagacctagctgtcactcaagtggccacgcccttaattatgcaaacttaatataacttaatattaaggaaacggatgagttataaaaaaattaaccccctcacagttgtcatgaagggtaatattaactgtattaaccaaaatctttttttgtaccaggctgtaaacacctttttttctgctgtaaagttggccattctaacagtgggctcaattgaaatttgctctgttttggagccaggagcggccaggactagcggaatttcggatgaattgcagttttagttacttccgtattggcttcctgagagagagcgggaggttgccgcttggtcccAATCATATAATTTTTAAGTCACTATAAATAAGCAGTCTTCAGTCCACATTTATAGTCATCTGGAAGATTGCTCTGCCTTTGACTGTGCTTCAGCAACTTAATACAAGCATCAAACGAACATTCATCTTTATATCCATCATCTGCTTTACAGCTATTATCTTCTTCAACtgtaaattactttttaatttacagttttattctgcaccaaacattgcACAAATGTCCTGGCAAATGCTAattgaaatacagaaatacatttaacatattgcattgccattttgcatattacatacAAAATGaggtgaggcagtggcacagtaggtagtgctgtcgcctcacagcaaaaaggtcgctggttcgaaccttggctcaattggcgtttctgtgtggagtttgcatgttctccctgctttctcgtgggtttcctctgggtgctcctgtttcccccacagtccaaagacatgcggtacagataaattaggtaggctaaattgtctgtagtgtatgtgtttgaatgtgtgtgtgtgtggatctttccccagagatgggttgcggctacaagggcatccgctgtgtaaaaacttgctggataagttggtggttcattccactgtggcgaccccagattaataaagggactaagccaaatgaatgaatgaatttcagaaTGAGTTATGCTACTCATTTGCTTCCACACTATGCTGGAATGTATTTTTGAAGGGATCAACAAGACAGTTTTGTAACACTTGTAGTTCTGCTTTTTTGTTGGATGTTATTCTTTTATGCTGCATAAATAATCAGTGCTCAACTCTACAATTTCCATATTACAATACACCATCGTACATTATAACCATGTGTTCTCACCTTCCTTcgagtgtgtatttttttattcagaaatCTTGTGGCGTCTGCTCCAGCTTCAGGCCAGTATGGCTTCCCGTGGCTCAATAAGAATAAATACTCCAGCTCAAATCATAAATATTATTGTAGGTAATATTATTCTGAGACTCATTTGAAAGATTAACAGATCATCATATACAAGCACTTCGGTTTAATGAacaaatttccaaaaaaaatgataaaaggcGACATGACAGCGAGTAGTCCTCACCATGAAGTAcgacaactaactaactaacagagAAGTCCTACTTTTAAACATATACACAGTCTTGCTTAAAGCCTTGGTTACTtatttcaaacacacacataagcagACTTGCATAGCTAAGATCTTCCTGTTTTTCTAAAGGCATAAACACACAACAGAGCCTGaacttccttttttttcttgaaaGTATACTCACATATGACTCTTGCATAATAACTCATCTTGAGCCTCTGGAGCCTCACAGAGCATAACTTTGAACAGAAAAACGGCACCAGAGCTTATAGATTTCTAAACATCTAAATCTCTAACCTCTTATTTGATCATTAACATCGTTGTAAAGCCTAAAAGTTTTACCTTTTTGTCAATTTTCTGCTATATTtgattcactttccttcagcttagtcttatttattaggggtcgccagcaatgaaatgaaccaccaactattccgggcATATGTTGAATTTCCCTTCTAGCCTCagcccattactgggaaacacccatacacccttacattcaaacacacactcataaactatggccaattttgtttacccaatttacctacactacatgtttttggactgtaggggaaaccggagcacccggaggaaacccacgccagcatggggagaacatgcaaactccacacgaaaatACAAACAGACTCAGCCGGGACACAAGccagagactttcttgctgtgaggcgacattgctaaccgctgagccaccatgccacctttgTTCTTGCTCATTCGTAGGCCTCTGCGGCCATCTTCTTCTTGGTCTCCATCTAAGACTGCTTATATTGCTGTCTCTTTCAACCTTGTGCAATAAGATAGCTGATGATCCCCAAATGTTTAATCAGCTAATGAACAGCATGTATTTAAGTTTAAATTTGGCTATCAATAGTTATTCTTTATTTCTCTTCCTTTTGGTATTTAAAAGCACCATTTAAAGCCTGTTCATGATCCACCAATGGAAATTGTGAATATTTAATTATGATTACTGATTACTTTTTCCCCAGTCTTGATTTTGTTCAGGAGTGTATAAGACAGCAAACATACAACGTGCAGCGACTGAACTAGATAGAAGAGCTGGATCTGGGGTGCATTTTCCAAACACTGACGTAACTCGTGGCTGATCTATCATAGTACACTGCATCGATTggaaaaagaacaatgtagtgaccagtgtttcccaaaactcgtagtttctctgtcgcagattcaTCGCTTGGACCACGTTaattataacgtaaaacgcccataatgatgctctaaacggggtgaaGTAACTACTACTTTAGGGAAGAtcattttttgtgcaaattatattgttttacatgcacacatttaaaaaaaaaaaaactattttagttttgctaaaaacatgcactcgctttccatattaactgaagtATATGTAAATGGAACATAtcgggcctgtgtttcctttactaatattattgagaacattacatattctattctaaaacataaaatcccTTAGAAAAGCTAACActtattctaatatcatatatagattatataaataaataaacaatgaggctattttttaagaaataaaatttaatatttattaggaaattatAGAAAATCctacattaatattattgatgatgatgataatagtaaataTTGAGCAggaaatggtttatttatttttttataaaagtttacttttacaatttgacacatgcaaaccactacagaaatgttctaaccagcaggcccatgtcatatacagagacatttgttaataaataccaactataaatgaaaagcattaacatatgttatgttttttgttttcccaagctttggagacgtaacattttaaataatgggtcacctataggtttcatcatgagccatggctgtgttcaaaatgacatcaatgttttcaaagtgcactgcgaagggagcgcaatttgaaacatgaagatcgctaaaactgaactgtaaaattctttgaaaacaaattacatccaagagagatgactttaatgctttttttaaacaattccaagtttaaatgttagaatgttctaaatgaatagggcatagggggataccaaggaatagaacacagccaggaacaatgtttctaactacagctctagaggtgtagttgcaagcatacaagtttgcgaatgtttattggaacgatggatttgggaaacgccgagtcaacaaactatgtttgtaaagaCGGAAcctgcgaccttagttggctgaCAATGTTTTTAGTAAACACATCCCTGAACAGTACATTCAACTCACTAACTTGGTGAAAGAAGAACAGTCAACTTCACAATCATGAAAAAAATAGAAACGGCAACATACAGATTCCAAGAAATACAAGACAAACACGtttaattattcttttattaGAACGTCATTTGAAGTCACTGTTGTGGTGATCAGTATTTGCTTTAGTTGGACAATTGGTTCTATGAAGTTGTATCAGTGAATAAAGTAATAAATGTTCAGTCCTTGTAATGGAAAGATCACTGTAACGcattaacaatgaacaaaattTTGTCACGTGAGGAGATCTAAgcgaggatccaagtgcagataaaataagattatatttaAGCAAAACAGGGACAAACAGAAGTGTCTGATACAAAAAGGACAATCCAAAAACGTAGTCAAAACACTGGCATAAGGTCAAAAATAGATGGCAAACAGgaatcaaacaataaacaaggctaaagttagtgatgtgacgttgtgcgccgaggcttcgaagcatgtatcaaaaaaagatacatctcgcagtgaagcagtgtaccggagcttgattcgttttgccatcatcacgtgatcagtgacgtccgaaagcttcattttcgcctatacCCACATGACTGCTTccaattttgattcaaaggtttaaacaccctcattgtatagcgagagattaggcgtcgattacatacatttgtactgtttcaaagcactgcaccagtcccacacactagtaattaaactaaaatacaatagtaatttttggaaaaaagttttgaaccattctaaagtgtattagtgtattttttttacaactatctttaaagaaaaccaccgcaTATCATAGTATTGTTTAACAGTCACCATCTGGTGAGTGCATCCCTGAAGCTTCATTCACATAGCCTCCTCCTAGAGCACTCGTCTCCCATGCAGgaatcgctggtttgatcccTGCTTGGAGCAGGACTAATTGtattatgataaacttttgaatactttggattttaccacagtcatcagttgtgtaatgtaatatatcttgtgtaaaaacttCAGTAATTGAGTAGTTTGTTTATATTGCCGTTGTTGTATTaa
This portion of the Danio rerio strain Tuebingen ecotype United States chromosome 3, GRCz12tu, whole genome shotgun sequence genome encodes:
- the si:ch73-144l3.2 gene encoding uncharacterized protein si:ch73-144l3.2 gives rise to the protein MDHPYISLVLLIFMACSSSAGKTFWTHQGTRCIEDCKAYWGAYKCKTIDKDGQCQTMYCSPKENVDYWGRQCSETSKCWKRGKNYSSKTGFLHWGYCGLVMDDNNHYGSYTDAQCYDNCEQRGESYYWCHTEQGWDYCSPNENTDYMNKQCKEDRPCAKRNSKYYWCAVEETWGYCGLVKPKMFYYWTYENSVCIDVCHYYERGDYYWCHTDKGWDYCSPEVDVTYKGTPCRSDHFCGLHGYSYNWCWTSGSGYDYCGPIESAECSYFPSTHLRRGADDNNPQKIVICTKADKGNKKITIFTANPDPDDIADGSKFKHEVENLVSQWDNGYLVDQARSNLLRSADVRIDMQGLINRNNLRYYNLQVQRNVPRRAGESTTVSQIIVPPGVPARYIRRAFIESLRMRAQVFIDVSTSNLDSQH